Proteins encoded by one window of Actinocorallia herbida:
- a CDS encoding bifunctional 3,4-dihydroxy-2-butanone-4-phosphate synthase/GTP cyclohydrolase II yields the protein MTTFNTIEEALADIALGRPVVVVDDEDRENEGDLIFAAEKATPELMAFMIRYTSGYVCIALPDSDCKRLDLPPMYHSNQDVRGTAYTVSVDAAEGVSTGISAADRAHTTRLLASADTVPSDLRRPGHVVPLRAREHGVLVRRGHTEATVDLARLAGLRPAGALCEIVNDDGTMARLPQLEVFAKEHDLKLISIEQLVAYRKRHESLVARAAETVIPNRFGSWRAVGYTSAIDGGEHIALVLGDLGDGADVLTRVHSECLTGDVLHSDRCDCGTQLDAAMEAISEAGRGVVVYLRGQEGRGIGLIAKLRAYGLQDGGADTVDANLELGHPVDAREYTNAAHILADLGVKSVRLLTNNPEKIAALSSFGLDVAGREALPVHVTEHNRRYLTVKRDRLGHQIEGL from the coding sequence GTGACGACGTTCAACACCATCGAGGAGGCCCTGGCCGACATCGCGCTGGGCCGGCCCGTCGTCGTCGTGGACGACGAGGACCGCGAGAACGAGGGCGACCTCATCTTCGCGGCCGAGAAGGCGACCCCCGAGCTCATGGCCTTCATGATCCGGTACACCTCCGGCTACGTGTGCATCGCGCTGCCCGACAGCGACTGCAAGCGGCTCGACCTTCCGCCGATGTACCACTCCAACCAGGACGTGCGCGGCACCGCCTACACCGTCTCGGTGGACGCGGCCGAGGGCGTGTCCACCGGCATCTCCGCCGCCGACCGCGCGCACACGACCCGGCTGCTGGCCTCCGCCGACACCGTCCCGTCGGACCTGCGCCGCCCCGGCCACGTCGTCCCGCTGCGGGCGCGCGAGCACGGCGTCCTGGTCCGTCGCGGCCACACCGAGGCGACCGTCGACCTCGCCCGCCTCGCGGGCCTGCGCCCGGCCGGCGCCCTGTGCGAGATCGTCAACGACGACGGCACCATGGCCCGGCTGCCCCAGCTCGAGGTGTTCGCCAAGGAGCACGACCTCAAGCTGATCTCCATCGAGCAGCTCGTGGCCTACCGCAAGCGGCATGAGAGCCTCGTCGCGCGCGCCGCGGAGACCGTCATCCCGAACCGGTTCGGCTCCTGGCGCGCCGTCGGCTACACCTCGGCGATCGACGGCGGTGAGCACATCGCCCTCGTCCTCGGCGACCTCGGCGACGGCGCCGACGTGCTCACCCGCGTCCACTCCGAATGCCTCACCGGCGACGTGCTGCACTCCGACCGCTGCGACTGCGGCACCCAGCTCGACGCCGCGATGGAGGCGATCTCCGAGGCCGGTCGCGGCGTGGTCGTCTACCTGCGCGGGCAGGAGGGGCGCGGCATCGGCCTCATCGCCAAGCTGCGCGCCTACGGCCTCCAGGACGGCGGCGCCGACACCGTCGACGCCAACCTCGAGCTCGGCCACCCCGTCGACGCCCGGGAGTACACCAACGCCGCGCACATCCTCGCCGACCTCGGCGTGAAGTCGGTGCGGCTGCTGACCAACAACCCGGAGAAGATCGCCGCGCTCTCCTCGTTCGGCCTCGACGTCGCCGGGCGCGAGGCGCTCCCCGTGCACGTCACCGAGCACAACCGGCGCTACCTGACGGTCAAGCGCGACCGTCTCGGACACCAGATCGAAGGACTGTGA
- the rpe gene encoding ribulose-phosphate 3-epimerase, with protein MGIQISPSILSADFARLAEEVAAISDAADWVHVDVMDNHFVPNLTLGLPIVEALLKHSALPLDCHLMIEDPDRWAPAYAEAGAKSVTIHAEAAKAPVRTLRMIRSAGARASLALNPATPVEHYEDLLGELDMLLLMTVEPGFGGQKFLDVVLPKIRRAREMVKGRDLDLWIQVDGGVSAETIERAAEAGADVFVAGNAVYGAEDPSAAIRELRALADKKAEHPRPIGFGRP; from the coding sequence ATGGGCATTCAGATCTCTCCGAGCATTCTTTCCGCCGACTTCGCGCGTCTCGCCGAGGAGGTGGCCGCCATCTCCGACGCCGCCGACTGGGTGCACGTCGACGTGATGGACAACCACTTCGTTCCGAACCTCACTCTCGGGCTGCCGATCGTGGAGGCGCTGCTCAAGCACAGCGCGCTCCCGCTCGACTGCCATCTGATGATCGAGGACCCCGACCGCTGGGCCCCCGCCTACGCCGAGGCCGGGGCCAAGAGCGTCACGATCCACGCCGAGGCGGCCAAGGCGCCGGTCCGCACGCTGCGCATGATCCGCTCCGCGGGCGCGCGCGCGTCGCTGGCGCTGAACCCCGCGACCCCGGTCGAGCACTACGAGGACCTGCTCGGCGAGCTGGACATGCTGCTGCTGATGACGGTCGAGCCGGGTTTCGGCGGCCAGAAGTTCCTCGACGTGGTGCTGCCGAAGATCCGGCGGGCCCGCGAGATGGTCAAGGGCCGCGACCTCGACCTGTGGATCCAGGTGGACGGCGGGGTGTCGGCCGAGACCATCGAGCGCGCCGCCGAGGCGGGCGCCGACGTGTTCGTCGCGGGCAACGCCGTCTACGGGGCCGAGGACCCGTCCGCGGCGATCCGCGAACTGCGCGCCCTCGCCGACAAGAAGGCGGAGCACCCGCGCCCCATCGGCTTCGGTCGCCCCTGA
- the metK gene encoding methionine adenosyltransferase — MSRRLFTSESVTEGHPDKIADQISDAILDSMLKDDAKSRVAVETMITTGQVHVAGEVTTETYVDIPGVIREKILEIGYDSSAKGFDGHSCGVSVSIGAQSPDIAQGVDDAYENREGEAGDDLDRQGAGDQGLMFGYATNETATLMPLPITIAHRLAQRLSEVRKSGDVAYLRPDGKTQVTIEYDGHRAVRLDTVVVSSQHAPDISLKELLTPDIKDLVVDPVLAEFDIDTSGYRLLVNPTGRFEIGGPMGDAGLTGRKIIVDTYGGYARHGGGAFSGKDPSKVDRSAAYAMRWVAKNIVAAGLADRAEVQVAYAIGKAQPVGVFVEGFGTEKVDITKLQAAVLEVFDLRPAAIVRDLDLLRPIYSQTAAYGHFGRELPDFSWERTDRAEALRAAVGL, encoded by the coding sequence GTGTCCCGTCGCCTCTTCACCTCTGAATCGGTCACCGAGGGCCACCCGGACAAGATCGCCGACCAGATCAGTGACGCGATCCTCGATTCCATGCTCAAGGACGACGCGAAGAGCCGCGTCGCCGTCGAGACCATGATCACCACTGGTCAGGTGCACGTGGCCGGTGAGGTCACCACCGAGACCTACGTGGACATCCCCGGCGTCATCCGGGAGAAGATCCTCGAGATCGGCTACGACTCCTCGGCCAAGGGCTTCGACGGCCACTCCTGCGGCGTCTCGGTCTCCATCGGCGCGCAGTCCCCCGACATCGCCCAGGGCGTCGACGACGCCTACGAGAACCGCGAGGGCGAGGCCGGCGACGACCTCGACCGCCAGGGCGCGGGCGACCAGGGCCTCATGTTCGGCTACGCCACCAACGAGACCGCCACCCTCATGCCGCTGCCGATCACCATCGCGCACCGGCTGGCGCAGCGCCTGTCCGAGGTGCGCAAGAGCGGCGACGTCGCCTACCTGCGCCCGGACGGCAAGACCCAGGTCACCATCGAGTACGACGGCCACCGCGCCGTCCGCCTCGACACCGTCGTCGTGTCCTCCCAGCACGCCCCTGACATCTCGCTCAAGGAGCTGCTGACCCCGGACATCAAGGACCTCGTCGTCGACCCGGTCCTCGCCGAGTTCGACATCGACACCTCCGGCTACCGGCTGCTGGTGAACCCGACCGGCCGCTTCGAGATCGGCGGCCCGATGGGCGACGCCGGCCTCACCGGCCGCAAGATCATCGTCGACACCTACGGCGGCTACGCCCGGCACGGTGGCGGCGCCTTCTCCGGCAAGGACCCGTCCAAGGTCGACCGCTCCGCCGCCTACGCGATGCGCTGGGTCGCCAAGAACATCGTCGCCGCCGGCCTGGCCGACCGCGCCGAGGTCCAGGTCGCCTACGCGATCGGCAAGGCCCAGCCCGTCGGCGTCTTCGTCGAGGGCTTCGGCACCGAGAAGGTCGACATCACCAAGCTCCAGGCCGCCGTCCTGGAAGTCTTCGACCTGCGTCCGGCCGCGATCGTCCGCGACCTCGACCTGCTCCGCCCGATCTACTCCCAGACCGCCGCCTACGGCCACTTCGGCCGCGAGCTGCCGGACTTCTCCTGGGAGCGCACCGACCGCGCCGAGGCCCTCCGCGCCGCCGTCGGCCTGTAA
- a CDS encoding riboflavin synthase codes for MFTGIVEELGEIVSKTDGPDSAVLAIKGPIVTSDAVHGASIAVNGVCLTVVDLKDDVFTADVMHETLARSSLGALTPGSRVNLERPVRLADRLGGHLVQGHVDGVGTIVARTPSDKWELVRVSLPAALSRYVVEKGSITVDGISLTVVEAAADSFTVSLIPTTLELTTLGRKAVGDPVNLEVDVVAKYVERMIGDRK; via the coding sequence GTGTTCACCGGAATCGTCGAAGAGCTCGGCGAGATCGTCAGCAAGACCGACGGGCCCGATTCGGCCGTCCTGGCCATCAAGGGCCCCATCGTCACCTCCGACGCCGTCCACGGCGCGTCGATCGCGGTCAACGGCGTCTGCCTGACCGTCGTCGACCTCAAGGACGACGTCTTCACCGCCGATGTGATGCACGAGACGCTGGCGCGGTCCAGCCTCGGCGCCCTCACCCCCGGCTCCCGGGTCAACCTGGAGCGGCCCGTCCGCCTGGCCGACCGCCTCGGCGGGCACCTCGTGCAGGGCCACGTCGACGGGGTCGGGACCATCGTGGCGCGGACCCCCTCCGACAAGTGGGAGCTCGTCCGGGTGTCACTGCCCGCGGCGCTGTCCCGGTACGTCGTGGAGAAGGGCTCCATCACCGTCGACGGCATCAGCCTCACCGTGGTCGAGGCCGCCGCCGACTCGTTCACCGTCAGCCTCATCCCCACCACGCTGGAGCTGACCACCCTGGGCCGCAAGGCCGTCGGGGACCCCGTCAACCTCGAAGTCGACGTCGTCGCCAAGTACGTCGAGCGCATGATCGGAGACCGGAAGTGA
- a CDS encoding RsmB/NOP family class I SAM-dependent RNA methyltransferase, with amino-acid sequence MPEQRRRSAHRARPQDNRRPARQAKRRTPGDAVRRAAYDVLRAVDTRDAYANLLLPRVLRERELSGRDAALATELTYGTLRGRGTYDAILDLCSDRPVAKIDPPLRDLLRLGVHQLLRTRIPAHAAVSTTVDLVRSVAGPGQAKFANAVLRRVTSRDLPAWLVVIAPEDELGRLSVTYSHPKWVVSALRDAVGAAEIEDLLAADNERPGVTLVARPGRIAVEDLYDLGAGPAAYSPYAAYLPEGDPGEIAAVREGRAGVQDEGSQLVALALAAAEVDGKDDAWLDLCAGPGGKAALLSALGAERGAQLLACDVQPHRAELITRVVGDNTRVLVADGTEPAWEPGSFDRVLVDVPCSGLGALRRRPEARWRRTPQDLASLGPLQRRLLTTALDSVRPGGVVAYVTCSPHLAETRVVVDDVLRGREDIKRLDAVEVLAGVAPTLSGLGTGPYAQFWPHRHGTDAMFLALVRRTA; translated from the coding sequence ATGCCTGAACAGCGCCGCAGAAGCGCCCACCGCGCCCGGCCGCAGGACAACCGCAGGCCCGCGCGCCAGGCCAAGCGCCGCACGCCCGGCGACGCCGTACGCCGCGCCGCCTACGACGTGCTCCGCGCGGTCGACACGCGCGACGCCTACGCCAACCTGCTCCTGCCGCGCGTCCTGCGCGAGCGGGAACTGAGCGGCCGTGACGCGGCCCTCGCCACCGAGCTCACCTACGGGACGCTCAGGGGACGCGGCACCTACGACGCGATCCTCGACCTGTGCAGCGACCGCCCCGTCGCCAAGATCGACCCGCCGCTGCGCGACCTGCTCCGCCTCGGCGTCCACCAGCTGCTGCGCACCCGCATCCCCGCGCACGCCGCGGTGTCCACCACCGTCGACCTCGTCCGGTCGGTGGCCGGGCCCGGGCAGGCGAAGTTCGCCAACGCGGTGCTGCGCCGCGTCACCTCGCGCGACCTGCCCGCCTGGCTCGTCGTCATCGCCCCCGAGGACGAGCTCGGCCGCCTGTCGGTGACCTACAGCCATCCCAAGTGGGTGGTGTCGGCGCTGCGCGACGCGGTCGGCGCCGCCGAGATCGAGGACCTCCTCGCGGCCGACAACGAGCGCCCGGGCGTCACGCTGGTGGCCCGGCCCGGCCGGATCGCGGTGGAGGATCTGTACGACCTGGGCGCGGGTCCCGCCGCCTACTCGCCTTACGCCGCCTACCTTCCCGAGGGCGACCCCGGCGAGATCGCCGCGGTCCGCGAGGGCCGCGCGGGCGTCCAGGACGAGGGAAGCCAGCTCGTCGCCCTCGCGCTGGCCGCCGCCGAGGTGGACGGCAAGGACGACGCCTGGCTCGACCTGTGCGCCGGCCCGGGCGGCAAGGCCGCGCTGCTGTCGGCGCTCGGCGCCGAACGCGGCGCGCAACTCCTGGCCTGCGACGTGCAGCCGCACCGCGCCGAGCTGATCACCCGCGTCGTCGGCGACAACACCCGGGTGCTGGTCGCCGACGGCACCGAGCCCGCATGGGAGCCCGGCTCCTTCGACCGGGTGCTCGTCGACGTCCCGTGCTCCGGCCTCGGCGCGCTGCGCCGCCGCCCGGAGGCCCGCTGGCGGCGCACCCCGCAGGACCTCGCCTCACTCGGACCGCTCCAGCGGCGGTTGCTGACGACCGCACTGGACTCCGTCCGGCCCGGCGGCGTCGTGGCGTACGTCACCTGCTCCCCGCACCTCGCCGAGACCCGCGTCGTCGTCGACGACGTGCTGCGCGGCCGCGAGGACATCAAGCGCCTCGACGCGGTCGAAGTCCTCGCCGGCGTGGCCCCGACCCTGTCCGGCCTGGGCACGGGCCCCTACGCCCAGTTCTGGCCCCACCGCCACGGCACCGACGCGATGTTCCTGGCTCTGGTACGGCGTACCGCCTGA
- the rpoZ gene encoding DNA-directed RNA polymerase subunit omega → MAANNEGITNPSIDDLLGVVETKYGLVSIAAKRARQINAYYAQLGEGLLEYVGPLVETQVQEKPLSIALREVREGLLHTEPTEG, encoded by the coding sequence GTGGCTGCGAACAACGAGGGCATCACCAACCCGTCGATCGACGACCTGCTCGGCGTCGTCGAGACCAAGTACGGCCTGGTGTCCATCGCGGCCAAGCGGGCCCGTCAGATCAACGCGTACTACGCGCAGCTCGGCGAGGGCCTGCTGGAGTACGTGGGGCCGCTGGTCGAGACCCAGGTCCAGGAGAAGCCGCTGTCCATCGCCCTGCGCGAGGTGCGCGAGGGTCTGCTGCACACCGAGCCGACCGAGGGCTGA
- the def gene encoding peptide deformylase yields MSVKPIRLFGDPVLRTPAEPVVDFDRELRTLVKDLTDTMIEAPGAGLAAPQLGVGLRVFTYFVDDVLGHLVNPSLDLTEEIQDGDEGCLSLPGLSFPTQRAYGVVAKGFNMHGEPITVEGTELLARCVQHETDHLDGILFIDRMDTEQRKLAMKAIREAEWFGEPAPVVRASPHSTFGRAI; encoded by the coding sequence TTGTCCGTCAAGCCGATCCGTCTCTTCGGCGACCCCGTGCTGCGCACCCCCGCCGAGCCCGTCGTCGACTTCGACCGGGAGCTGCGCACCCTGGTCAAGGACCTCACCGACACGATGATCGAAGCGCCGGGGGCGGGGCTGGCCGCGCCGCAGCTGGGCGTGGGCCTGCGGGTGTTCACGTACTTCGTCGACGACGTGCTGGGACACCTGGTGAACCCGTCACTGGACCTCACCGAGGAGATCCAGGACGGCGACGAAGGGTGCCTCTCCCTGCCGGGGCTGTCCTTTCCGACCCAGCGGGCCTACGGCGTCGTCGCCAAGGGCTTCAACATGCACGGCGAGCCGATCACCGTCGAAGGCACCGAGCTGCTCGCGCGCTGCGTGCAGCACGAGACCGACCACCTCGACGGCATCCTGTTCATCGACCGGATGGACACCGAGCAGCGCAAGCTGGCGATGAAGGCGATCCGGGAGGCCGAGTGGTTCGGCGAGCCCGCGCCGGTCGTCCGGGCGTCGCCGCACAGCACCTTCGGCCGGGCGATCTGA
- the coaBC gene encoding bifunctional phosphopantothenoylcysteine decarboxylase/phosphopantothenate--cysteine ligase CoaBC, which yields MTGPKVVLGVGAGIAAYKVCELLRRLTESGHSVKVVPTADALRFVGEPTWAALSGQPVQTGVWEDIADVPHVRIGQTADLVVVAPATANLLAKAAHGIADDLLTNTLLTARCPVVFAPAMHTEMWEHPATRANVALLRERGNIVVEPASGRLTGRDTGPGRLPDPAELFEVARRVLAGDPRDLVGRHVVVSAGGTREPIDPVRFIGNRSSGLQGYALARVAAARGAKVTLVAANTALPDPAGVSVVRVGSALEMREAVQSVAAAADVVVMAAAVADFRPSVFQGSKIKKTDKNETLPIELVKNPDILAELVTRRTPGQVIVGFAAETDDVLDHGRAKLARKGCDLLVVNQVGENLTFGAPDNAGVILAATGAEREIPRGSKDQLASAVWDEIAALLA from the coding sequence TTGACCGGTCCGAAGGTCGTCCTCGGCGTCGGCGCCGGGATCGCCGCGTACAAGGTGTGCGAACTGCTCCGGCGGCTCACCGAGTCGGGGCACAGCGTCAAGGTCGTGCCGACCGCCGACGCCCTGCGGTTCGTGGGCGAGCCCACCTGGGCCGCCCTGTCCGGCCAGCCCGTCCAGACGGGCGTGTGGGAGGACATCGCCGACGTCCCCCATGTGCGGATCGGGCAGACCGCCGATCTCGTCGTCGTCGCCCCGGCCACGGCCAACCTGCTGGCCAAGGCCGCGCACGGCATCGCCGACGACCTCCTCACCAACACGCTGCTGACCGCCCGGTGCCCCGTGGTGTTCGCGCCCGCGATGCACACCGAGATGTGGGAGCACCCGGCGACCCGGGCGAACGTGGCGCTGCTGCGCGAGCGCGGCAACATCGTCGTCGAGCCCGCGTCCGGCCGGCTGACGGGCAGGGACACCGGCCCCGGCCGGCTGCCCGACCCGGCCGAGCTGTTCGAGGTGGCCAGGCGCGTCCTCGCGGGCGATCCGCGCGATCTCGTCGGAAGACACGTGGTCGTCTCCGCCGGCGGGACCCGTGAGCCGATCGACCCCGTGCGCTTCATCGGGAACCGCTCCTCGGGCTTGCAGGGCTACGCCCTCGCCCGGGTCGCCGCGGCCCGCGGCGCGAAGGTCACCCTCGTCGCCGCCAACACCGCGCTGCCGGACCCGGCCGGGGTCTCGGTCGTGCGGGTGGGCTCGGCGCTGGAGATGCGCGAGGCGGTCCAGTCCGTCGCGGCCGCCGCCGACGTCGTGGTGATGGCCGCGGCCGTCGCCGACTTCCGGCCGTCGGTCTTCCAGGGCTCGAAGATCAAGAAGACCGATAAAAACGAGACTTTGCCTATCGAATTGGTGAAGAATCCCGATATCCTGGCCGAGCTCGTCACCCGGCGGACGCCCGGACAGGTCATCGTCGGGTTCGCCGCCGAGACCGACGACGTCCTCGACCACGGCCGGGCCAAGCTCGCACGCAAGGGCTGCGACCTGCTCGTGGTCAACCAGGTGGGCGAGAACCTGACGTTCGGCGCACCCGACAACGCCGGGGTGATCCTCGCGGCGACCGGGGCCGAACGCGAGATCCCGCGCGGAAGCAAGGACCAGCTCGCCTCCGCCGTCTGGGACGAGATCGCCGCCCTCCTGGCCTGA
- the fmt gene encoding methionyl-tRNA formyltransferase, which translates to MRLVFAGTPETAVPPLRALLESSHEVVAVVTRPDAPAGRGRKLVASPVGEVAEAAGIEVLKPAKASDPEFLARLTELAPDCCPVVAYGAILRKEALAIPRLGWVNLHFSLLPAWRGAAPVQHAILAGDEITGAMTFQIEEGLDTGPVFGHLTEPIRPDDTSGTLLERLAVAGARLLADTMDGLEIGGLRAVPQSDEGVSYAAKLTPEIARVDWTAPAMRVDRLVRACTPAPGPWTTLREDRIKLGPVRPAAGGGPLAPGEIKVTRNEVLVGTATHPVALSEVQAPGKKRMRAVDWARGLRLTDTDRFA; encoded by the coding sequence ATGAGACTCGTCTTCGCCGGCACCCCGGAGACCGCGGTGCCGCCGCTCAGAGCCCTGCTGGAGTCCTCGCACGAGGTCGTCGCGGTCGTCACCCGCCCGGACGCCCCCGCAGGGCGCGGCCGCAAGCTGGTCGCCAGCCCCGTCGGCGAAGTGGCCGAGGCCGCCGGGATCGAGGTGCTGAAGCCCGCCAAGGCGAGCGACCCCGAGTTCCTGGCCCGCCTGACCGAACTCGCGCCCGACTGCTGCCCGGTCGTCGCCTACGGCGCGATCCTCCGCAAGGAGGCGCTGGCCATCCCGCGGCTCGGCTGGGTGAACCTGCACTTCTCGCTGCTGCCCGCCTGGCGCGGCGCGGCCCCGGTCCAGCACGCGATCCTCGCCGGCGACGAGATCACCGGCGCGATGACGTTCCAGATCGAGGAAGGGCTGGACACCGGCCCCGTCTTCGGCCATCTCACCGAGCCGATCCGGCCCGACGACACCAGCGGCACCCTGCTGGAACGGCTCGCCGTCGCGGGCGCCCGCCTCCTCGCCGACACCATGGACGGCCTGGAGATCGGCGGCCTGCGGGCCGTCCCCCAGTCCGACGAGGGCGTGTCGTACGCGGCGAAGCTGACGCCCGAGATCGCCCGCGTCGACTGGACCGCGCCCGCGATGCGCGTCGACCGCCTCGTCCGGGCCTGCACGCCCGCGCCCGGCCCGTGGACGACGCTGCGCGAGGACCGGATCAAGCTCGGCCCGGTCCGCCCCGCCGCGGGCGGGGGCCCGCTCGCACCCGGTGAGATCAAGGTCACCCGCAATGAGGTCCTCGTCGGCACCGCCACCCACCCGGTGGCGCTGAGCGAGGTCCAGGCGCCCGGCAAGAAGCGGATGCGGGCCGTCGACTGGGCGCGCGGCCTGCGCCTGACCGACACCGACCGCTTCGCCTGA
- a CDS encoding primosomal protein N', whose product MGEDGLIPGTEGLAAEAAAEAAAVRKKAGGKQQAGVPEAAAELPVARIAVDVPLPHLDRVFDYLVPARLDAQAVPGCRVRVRFHGKLLDGFLLERVPGSEHEGRLLFLERVVSPEPVLGPEIAALAREVADRYAGTFADVVRLAVPPRHARAEKRRPAEPAPRPAPPADPGPWAAYPAGPSYLAALAEGRSPRAVWTALPGPEWPAALARAARATAASGRGALIIVADGRQAARVAAALTAELSTEQTAPSDAPSSAGPSLSAAPPPDAGAEKPSAPPAPPGVPADSAEAPAAVPAWPGELSSADAAAAPGESAESARSGEQGPPESIEGPDGASASPGADAVAAPKGARAGAGEGFVVLRAEDGPERRYGEWLRVERGEARIVVGTRAAMFAPVRDLGLVVLWDDGDDVHAEPHAPYPHAREVLVLRAHRAGAGALFGGITRTADTTRLVETGWAHPLTAARETIRAAMPRVRPAGDDAELARDEAARTARLPALAFRAARAALAEGPVLVQVPRRGYLPALACAQCREPARCPACAGPLALGSAGGAPACRWCGAIAAAWRCPECGGTRVRAVVVGAGRTAEELGRAFPGVTVRTSGRDAILTEVSGKPELVVATPGAEPVAEGGYAAALLLDGWAMLGRPDLRVAEEALRRWLNAAALVRPHGAVVLAADGGIPAVQAAVRWDPVTFAERELDERRELHFPPVARMASLTGPPAAIRDLIEHARLPEDAELLGPVPHAEGRERALLRVPRTGSTDLARALKEAQSIRSARRAPDPVRVELDPLELL is encoded by the coding sequence GTGGGCGAGGACGGACTGATTCCGGGGACGGAGGGGCTGGCGGCGGAGGCCGCGGCCGAAGCGGCGGCGGTGCGGAAGAAGGCGGGCGGGAAGCAGCAGGCGGGGGTGCCCGAGGCGGCGGCGGAGCTGCCGGTCGCGCGGATCGCGGTGGACGTGCCGCTGCCGCACCTGGACCGGGTGTTCGACTACCTCGTGCCCGCGCGGCTCGACGCGCAGGCCGTGCCCGGCTGCCGCGTGCGGGTGCGCTTCCACGGCAAGCTCCTGGACGGATTCCTCCTGGAACGCGTCCCCGGTAGCGAGCACGAGGGCAGGTTGCTGTTCCTGGAGCGCGTGGTGTCGCCCGAGCCCGTTCTCGGCCCCGAGATCGCCGCGCTGGCGCGCGAGGTCGCCGACCGGTACGCCGGGACCTTCGCCGACGTGGTGCGCCTCGCCGTCCCGCCCAGGCACGCCCGCGCCGAGAAGCGGCGTCCGGCCGAACCCGCGCCGCGCCCCGCGCCGCCCGCCGACCCCGGCCCGTGGGCCGCCTACCCGGCGGGCCCCTCCTACCTGGCCGCCCTCGCCGAGGGCCGCTCGCCCCGCGCGGTCTGGACCGCCCTGCCCGGCCCCGAGTGGCCCGCCGCCCTGGCCCGCGCCGCCCGCGCCACCGCGGCCTCCGGCCGAGGCGCCCTCATCATCGTCGCCGACGGCCGGCAGGCCGCCCGAGTGGCCGCCGCCCTCACCGCCGAACTCTCCACCGAGCAGACGGCCCCCTCGGACGCCCCTTCCTCCGCCGGGCCTTCTCTCTCGGCGGCGCCGCCACCCGACGCCGGCGCCGAGAAGCCGTCGGCTCCGCCTGCTCCTCCCGGCGTCCCCGCCGACTCGGCGGAGGCCCCGGCGGCCGTGCCCGCCTGGCCCGGCGAACTTTCGTCCGCCGACGCGGCGGCCGCGCCCGGGGAATCGGCGGAATCCGCGCGAAGCGGCGAGCAGGGCCCGCCCGAGTCCATCGAGGGGCCCGACGGTGCGTCGGCGTCCCCGGGAGCCGACGCCGTGGCCGCGCCGAAGGGCGCGCGCGCCGGGGCGGGGGAGGGGTTCGTGGTCCTGCGGGCGGAGGACGGGCCGGAGCGGAGGTACGGGGAGTGGCTGCGGGTGGAGCGGGGGGAGGCGCGGATCGTGGTGGGGACGCGCGCGGCGATGTTCGCGCCGGTGCGCGATCTCGGGCTCGTGGTGCTCTGGGACGACGGGGACGACGTGCACGCGGAGCCGCACGCGCCCTATCCGCACGCGCGGGAGGTGCTGGTGCTGCGGGCGCACCGGGCGGGCGCGGGGGCGCTGTTCGGCGGGATCACCCGGACGGCGGACACGACCCGGCTCGTCGAGACCGGGTGGGCGCACCCGCTGACGGCGGCGCGCGAGACGATCCGGGCGGCGATGCCGCGGGTCAGGCCCGCGGGCGACGACGCCGAACTGGCCAGGGACGAGGCGGCCCGGACCGCGCGGCTGCCCGCGCTGGCGTTCCGGGCGGCCCGCGCCGCGCTCGCCGAAGGACCCGTCCTGGTGCAGGTGCCGCGCCGTGGCTACCTGCCCGCGCTGGCCTGCGCCCAGTGCCGCGAGCCCGCCCGCTGCCCGGCCTGCGCGGGGCCGCTCGCGCTCGGCTCGGCGGGCGGCGCGCCCGCCTGCCGCTGGTGCGGCGCGATCGCCGCGGCCTGGCGCTGCCCCGAGTGCGGCGGCACCCGGGTCCGCGCGGTCGTCGTCGGGGCCGGGCGCACCGCCGAAGAGCTGGGCCGCGCCTTCCCCGGGGTGACGGTCCGGACCTCGGGACGTGACGCGATTCTCACCGAGGTGTCCGGGAAGCCGGAACTCGTGGTGGCCACGCCCGGGGCCGAACCCGTCGCCGAGGGCGGGTACGCCGCCGCGCTGCTCCTCGACGGGTGGGCGATGCTCGGCAGGCCCGACCTGCGCGTCGCCGAGGAGGCCCTGCGCCGGTGGCTGAACGCCGCGGCCCTGGTCCGCCCGCACGGCGCCGTCGTGCTCGCCGCCGACGGCGGGATCCCCGCGGTGCAGGCCGCGGTCCGCTGGGATCCGGTCACCTTCGCCGAGCGGGAACTCGACGAACGCCGCGAGCTGCACTTCCCGCCCGTCGCCAGGATGGCCTCCCTCACCGGCCCGCCCGCCGCCATCCGCGACCTCATCGAGCACGCCCGCCTGCCCGAGGACGCCGAACTGCTCGGCCCCGTCCCGCACGCCGAAGGACGCGAGCGCGCCCTCCTGCGAGTCCCCCGCACCGGCTCCACCGACCTCGCCCGCGCGCTCAAGGAGGCCCAGTCCATCCGCAGCGCCCGGCGGGCCCCCGACCCCGTCCGCGTCGAACTCGACCCGCTCGAACTCCTGTGA